The Bacteroidota bacterium genome segment GGACACCAATTACTTATATAACTGTATATCTGCATATTATGGTATTTAGAACGATTCTATATAACGTCATATGCCTAATTATCAGATAGATAAAATTTTCATTATTTTATTAATTTTGGAAAAATGCTCAAGTTGGGTTAAAATACCAGAAACTTGGGTTTAGTTCAACCCCGATTTTTCATTAGAATTAAGTCCGGCTTTGTAATTTCACGCTGTTTTTATATTTTTGGTGCTATAGCCAGTTAATATTCCATAATGTTAATATTCTCAATTCTATTATCTAATAGATTTTCAACAAAATATAACCAAATCCTTTTCTGTACATACTGCCAATTATGACTCCAAGCATGACTTCCTCCGGGAACAACTAAATAATCAAAATATTTGCCAGATTTCATTAATTCATTTGCTAAACGTGCTGAATTTGAAGGGTGTACATTAGTGTCAATTTCTCCATGAATGATAAACAACTTCCCTTTTAAATTCTTAGCTATAGAAATATTTGTAAATATAGAATCAGCTTCATTTTTATATAGTGGAGTATTGAATACATCGGTCCACCAGGTATGAAATACTCGGGGATCATGTTGTCCTGCTCTTGAAACGCTTACCTTGTAAAAGTCAGGATATTTAAGAATAGCAGATGCTGCCATAAATCCGCCACTTGAGCCACCCCATATGCCAATTTTTGAAGAGTCAATAAATGGGTATCGTGCTGCCAGTTGCTCAATCATAAACTTGTTATCTTCAAGTGGATAGTCTCTTAAATTTGATCTATAATATTCACTAAATGATTTTGAACGTTTATACGAGCTTCCTCTTGTATCGCACATCACAACAATAAAACCATACTGTGCTAAATGGACATTGTTTAATTCTCTAAAAAACTCTACTGGGACAAAATTGTCCTGTGGACCAGGATAGACATATGTTATTATCGGATACTTTTTATTTGGGTCGAAATCAAAAGGTTTCCACATTACACCCCATAAATTTGTAGTTGAGTCAGCTGCTTTAACAGTAAAGGATTCCGGAGATTTCCACTTGTTGGCTACTAGTTGAAGAATGTCGGCACTTTCCAGTTCAAGTAGCAGTTTTCCTTCATAATTTCTCAATTGTGATTTATGTGGTAAATCAATTCTGGAAAATACATCAATAAAATTTTTATTATCAGGAGAGAAAAATACTTCATGGTTTGCACTTTCCGGTGATAGAAGTTTAACATTCCCATTCTCAAGATTTAAAGAATATAAAAATGAAAAATACGGATTTACATCTTGCTCACGTCCAAATGCAGTGAAGTACAGCTTGTTATTGGCAAGAGTATCAATACAAACTATTTTATCAATATTGAATTTTCCTTTTGTTAATTGAGATGTTGTCTTATTTATAAAATCATAAAGGTATAAATGTCCCCAGCCATCTCTTCTGGAAAGCCACAAATATTTTTCATCAGAAAGTTCTCTAAATTCATTTTGGGAAATAACGGCATTCGGTCGTTCTTCTATTAATAAATCATATTCTCCATTTTTGCTTAATGAAAGAATATCGCATTTATTCTGTTGACGGTTTATACGCTGAATAAAACAATTCTCCCCATTTTTACTCCATCCTAAAAACCTATAGTTTTCATTCTCCCATCTCTTCAAGTTAATTTCGTGGAAACTTTTATTTGAAACATTATATACCCAAACTTCATCTAAGGGGAATGCATCACCCGGATTCCTTTGTTTGAAAGTTGTTAGAACTGGTCTCGGTTCAGAAATTGAATTTATCACCCAATTATCCTTTGAATCTCGTACATCAGTTCTAAGGGCAATAAAAAATTCAGAATTAGGTGACCAACTGATATTGGGGGCAAGAGGAAGGGTATCTTTATTGTATAATTCATTTGTGTAATTATAATCAATGTTTGCCTTGAAGCTATAAAAAGTTTCTCCATCATTTGAAATCTGGCTTAACTTTCCATTTTCATTAATGGTAATATATAAATTATGTTTTTTTACGTAAATAGAAAAATCATTATTCGGTGAATTTTCTGAAATGCTATTAATAGTTGATTCCGAAAACTTGCTGATTTGATTTGAGTATGAATTATAAGCGTATCTTAGCGAATCATGCGTAAAGGAATATGTATAATCATTGGTTTTTACAATGGTATTTTCCTGTTTAATCTTTATTGCTTTTTCAGTATCGATTAGAAATAAATCAAATTCCTCATTATCCACTTTTTTAATATATATAAATTGTCTGTCTGAAACCCAGTAAGGATTTACATTATTTGAATTATAACGATTTATCAGTTTCAAATAGCTATTCTCTTTTGCTAATACAAAATTAGGTTTCAAATCTTGTCCCACTATCGATAGTGAAAGACAACTAACTAATATTAGTATTGTGTACTTTATCATCTCGTTTTTTTTATTGGAACTAAGTAATTGTAAATATATTATTGCTACAACTACTTATAATGGTTTGATAGTATAATTCCAATCTTCTCCATGAAATTCATGTTTATATATGTTAATTTTTTCGAAATCTGATTTAGATATTTTAATCCCTGTTTCATA includes the following:
- a CDS encoding prolyl oligopeptidase family serine peptidase, with the translated sequence MIKYTILILVSCLSLSIVGQDLKPNFVLAKENSYLKLINRYNSNNVNPYWVSDRQFIYIKKVDNEEFDLFLIDTEKAIKIKQENTIVKTNDYTYSFTHDSLRYAYNSYSNQISKFSESTINSISENSPNNDFSIYVKKHNLYITINENGKLSQISNDGETFYSFKANIDYNYTNELYNKDTLPLAPNISWSPNSEFFIALRTDVRDSKDNWVINSISEPRPVLTTFKQRNPGDAFPLDEVWVYNVSNKSFHEINLKRWENENYRFLGWSKNGENCFIQRINRQQNKCDILSLSKNGEYDLLIEERPNAVISQNEFRELSDEKYLWLSRRDGWGHLYLYDFINKTTSQLTKGKFNIDKIVCIDTLANNKLYFTAFGREQDVNPYFSFLYSLNLENGNVKLLSPESANHEVFFSPDNKNFIDVFSRIDLPHKSQLRNYEGKLLLELESADILQLVANKWKSPESFTVKAADSTTNLWGVMWKPFDFDPNKKYPIITYVYPGPQDNFVPVEFFRELNNVHLAQYGFIVVMCDTRGSSYKRSKSFSEYYRSNLRDYPLEDNKFMIEQLAARYPFIDSSKIGIWGGSSGGFMAASAILKYPDFYKVSVSRAGQHDPRVFHTWWTDVFNTPLYKNEADSIFTNISIAKNLKGKLFIIHGEIDTNVHPSNSARLANELMKSGKYFDYLVVPGGSHAWSHNWQYVQKRIWLYFVENLLDNRIENINIMEY